One window of Cryptosporangium phraense genomic DNA carries:
- a CDS encoding alpha/beta fold hydrolase, producing MAKPTIVLVHGAWADASSWNPVASELQSQGFTVLAPPNLLRGPETDAAYIASFLAQRTSGPVVLVGHSYGGFVITNAATGGGDVKALVYVDAFIPDEGEFVFQILGGSGSALAVADPTTVLDIVGYPGAPEGDAEAFLKPDTVHKFFAQDLSETDRSLIATGQRPITLAANTTPSPGAAWKVLPSWAVVGTEDLIIPPATQRSMAERAGATISEVSASHVSMVSQPQPAVDAILAAAAHVGG from the coding sequence ATGGCTAAACCCACCATCGTCCTCGTTCACGGCGCCTGGGCCGACGCATCCAGTTGGAACCCGGTCGCGTCCGAGCTGCAGAGCCAAGGCTTCACCGTCCTCGCTCCCCCGAACCTGCTGCGCGGCCCCGAGACCGACGCCGCCTACATCGCTTCGTTCCTGGCCCAGCGCACGAGCGGCCCGGTCGTCCTGGTCGGGCACTCCTACGGCGGCTTCGTCATCACCAACGCGGCCACCGGCGGGGGTGACGTCAAGGCGCTGGTCTACGTCGATGCGTTCATCCCCGACGAGGGCGAGTTCGTCTTCCAGATCCTCGGCGGCTCCGGCTCGGCGCTCGCCGTCGCCGACCCGACGACCGTGCTCGACATCGTCGGCTACCCGGGTGCGCCCGAGGGCGACGCCGAGGCGTTCCTGAAGCCCGACACCGTCCACAAGTTCTTCGCCCAGGACCTGTCCGAGACCGACCGGTCGCTGATCGCCACCGGCCAGCGGCCGATCACGCTGGCCGCCAACACGACCCCCTCGCCCGGCGCGGCCTGGAAGGTGCTGCCGAGTTGGGCCGTCGTCGGCACGGAAGACCTGATCATCCCGCCGGCGACCCAGCGCTCGATGGCCGAGCGGGCCGGGGCGACGATCTCCGAGGTCAGCGCGTCGCACGTCTCGATGGTGTCGCAGCCGCAGCCGGCCGTCGACGCGATTCTGGCCGCGGCCGCGCACGTCGGGGGATGA
- a CDS encoding FAD-binding oxidoreductase has product MGQDPARSRELSRRRALTLGALSGLAAATAASGPAATAAAPTGPRTGPGTGGPGPFTRPRGLDGRALLPGDRGYALETAPFNLTQQPTPGLVIAAETPADVRAAVRLATERHAPVAVLATGHQPSVPIGRDAVLVSTRSMRGVTIDARRHRARAEAGALWQDVLDKCVPAGLAPIVGSTPIVGVVGYTLGGGLSPTLGRTYGYAADHVRSVDLVGADGRLRTVTADSDPELFFGLRGGKSNFGLVTAIEFDLFPVTSFYGGAIYFDGKDAARLFHAYRRWTTTVPDAMSSSVALIRMPPAAPPPLRNKLVAALRICYLGSEKAGKSLVEPLRAAATPLIDGVKTQPFEAFPSIHADPVDPVAAYERTGLLRELTADAVDTLIALTGPAAPVPISLVEVRHLGGALGRAPEQPDAVSNRDAAYTLFMAGFGEADATRSAEAEVIRRMAPWSTGGMYLNFMAEDDASPDAVRHAYRPDVYQRLRRLKRRVDPTNTFRLNHNIPPA; this is encoded by the coding sequence ATGGGTCAGGATCCCGCACGCTCGAGGGAGCTGAGCCGCCGCCGAGCGCTCACGCTCGGCGCCCTGAGCGGCCTCGCCGCCGCCACGGCCGCCTCCGGCCCGGCCGCAACCGCGGCCGCCCCCACCGGCCCGCGCACCGGCCCCGGAACCGGCGGGCCCGGGCCGTTCACCCGGCCCCGCGGGCTCGACGGCCGCGCGCTGCTCCCCGGCGACCGCGGCTACGCCCTCGAGACCGCCCCGTTCAACCTCACCCAGCAACCCACCCCCGGCCTCGTCATCGCCGCCGAGACCCCGGCCGACGTCCGGGCCGCCGTCCGGCTCGCCACCGAGCGCCACGCGCCGGTCGCCGTGCTCGCCACCGGCCACCAGCCCTCGGTCCCGATCGGCCGGGACGCCGTCCTGGTGAGCACCCGGTCGATGCGCGGGGTCACGATCGACGCCCGCCGCCACCGGGCCCGGGCCGAGGCCGGCGCGCTCTGGCAGGACGTCCTCGACAAGTGCGTCCCGGCCGGGCTCGCGCCGATCGTGGGCTCCACCCCGATCGTCGGCGTCGTCGGCTACACGCTCGGCGGTGGACTCAGCCCGACTCTCGGCCGCACCTACGGGTACGCCGCCGACCACGTCCGCAGCGTCGACCTGGTCGGTGCCGACGGACGACTCCGCACGGTCACCGCCGACAGCGACCCGGAACTCTTCTTCGGACTCCGCGGCGGCAAGAGCAACTTCGGCCTGGTCACCGCGATCGAGTTCGACCTGTTCCCGGTCACCTCGTTCTACGGCGGCGCGATCTACTTCGACGGAAAGGACGCGGCCCGGCTGTTCCACGCCTACCGCCGCTGGACCACGACCGTCCCCGACGCGATGTCGTCCTCAGTGGCCCTGATCAGGATGCCGCCGGCCGCGCCGCCCCCGCTCCGGAACAAGCTCGTCGCCGCCCTGCGCATCTGCTACCTCGGCTCCGAGAAGGCCGGAAAGAGCCTGGTCGAGCCATTGCGCGCGGCCGCGACCCCGTTGATCGACGGCGTGAAGACCCAGCCCTTCGAAGCGTTCCCGTCCATCCACGCCGACCCCGTCGATCCGGTCGCCGCGTACGAGCGCACCGGCCTGCTCCGCGAGCTCACCGCCGATGCGGTCGACACGCTGATCGCGCTGACCGGCCCGGCCGCGCCCGTCCCGATCTCGCTGGTCGAGGTCCGGCACCTCGGCGGCGCGCTGGGCCGCGCGCCCGAGCAGCCGGACGCGGTCTCGAACCGCGACGCGGCCTACACGCTCTTCATGGCCGGCTTCGGGGAGGCCGACGCGACCAGGAGCGCGGAAGCCGAGGTCATCCGGAGAATGGCCCCCTGGAGCACCGGCGGCATGTACCTCAACTTCATGGCCGAGGACGACGCCTCACCCGACGCCGTCCGCCACGCCTACCGCCCCGACGTCTACCAGCGGCTACGCCGGCTCAAGCGCCGCGTCGACCCGACGAACACGTTCCGCCTGAACCACAACATCCCCCCGGCCTGA
- a CDS encoding alpha/beta fold hydrolase, which translates to MTEFLNVDGGTIAYEVTGSGPLVVLAHGMGDSRESYRFVTPQLAAAGYRVAAVDLRGCGESSVGWPSYSRTDIAGDLIAVIRHLGGLAVLVGQSISGGAATIAAAQAPELITGIVEIAPFTRPTSMRLGDFRHTHYRRGAFRLLGTGLLGSVKLWRSYRALAFPGVKPADWAVDVQRVDALMREPGRMKAMQKMGLSAPKDAGAQLGNVRCPVLIIEGTQDPDWVDPRAEGEAIVAAMPAGLARLELVEGAGHYPHTQYPDRTAALILSFLRDHA; encoded by the coding sequence ATGACTGAGTTCCTGAACGTCGACGGTGGGACGATCGCCTACGAGGTGACCGGCAGCGGGCCGCTGGTCGTGCTGGCCCACGGCATGGGCGACAGCCGCGAGTCCTACCGCTTCGTCACTCCGCAGCTGGCCGCGGCCGGGTACCGCGTCGCCGCCGTCGACCTGCGCGGCTGCGGCGAGTCGAGCGTCGGCTGGCCGTCGTACTCCCGCACCGACATCGCCGGTGACCTGATCGCGGTCATCCGCCACCTCGGCGGCCTGGCCGTGCTCGTCGGGCAGTCGATCTCCGGTGGCGCGGCCACGATCGCGGCCGCGCAGGCGCCCGAGCTGATCACCGGCATCGTCGAGATCGCGCCGTTCACCCGGCCGACGTCGATGCGGCTCGGCGACTTCCGGCACACGCACTACCGCAGGGGCGCGTTCCGGTTACTCGGCACCGGCCTGCTGGGCAGCGTCAAGCTCTGGAGGAGCTACCGCGCGCTGGCGTTCCCCGGCGTCAAGCCGGCCGACTGGGCCGTCGACGTCCAGCGGGTCGACGCGCTGATGCGCGAGCCCGGCCGGATGAAGGCCATGCAGAAGATGGGGCTGTCGGCTCCCAAGGACGCCGGCGCACAGCTCGGCAACGTCCGCTGCCCGGTGCTGATCATCGAGGGCACGCAGGACCCCGACTGGGTGGACCCGCGGGCCGAGGGCGAGGCGATCGTGGCCGCGATGCCGGCCGGGTTGGCCCGGCTCGAGCTGGTCGAGGGCGCCGGTCACTACCCGCACACCCAGTACCCCGACCGGACCGCCGCGCTGATCCTCTCGTTCCTCCGCGACCACGCCTGA
- a CDS encoding alpha/beta hydrolase, with the protein MTVIGPPTPYDPELAAALEQIVPLLASLMSGEVPAGDQPALMVPLTDEDLTRNGRFSVEERSVPGPPDSPEISLLIIRPVDAPGPTPVFYHTHGGGMITGDNRLGLDSVLTWAEEFGAAVVSVEYRLAPATPHPGPIEDVYAGLEWVAANAVSLGIDPSRVVIAGASAGGGLTAALALLARDRGGPAVVGQVLMCPMLDDRNDTVSAVQMTGLGVWDSQANAAGWGALLGEARGTADVSPYAAPARATDLRNLPPALVDVGSAETFRDEAVAYASAIWQAGGQCELHVWPGGFHGYDGFVPHAALSEDTREARLRWLRRLLGA; encoded by the coding sequence ATGACGGTGATCGGCCCGCCCACGCCCTACGACCCCGAGCTCGCCGCCGCACTGGAGCAGATCGTTCCGCTGCTCGCGTCGCTGATGAGCGGTGAGGTCCCGGCCGGCGATCAGCCGGCGCTGATGGTGCCGCTGACCGACGAGGATCTGACCCGCAACGGCCGGTTCAGCGTCGAGGAGCGGTCGGTGCCGGGGCCGCCGGACAGTCCCGAGATCTCGCTGCTGATCATCCGGCCGGTCGACGCGCCCGGCCCGACGCCGGTCTTCTACCACACGCACGGCGGCGGGATGATCACCGGCGACAACCGGCTCGGCCTGGACTCGGTGCTGACCTGGGCCGAGGAGTTCGGTGCGGCCGTCGTGTCGGTCGAGTACCGCCTGGCTCCGGCGACGCCCCACCCCGGGCCGATCGAGGACGTCTACGCCGGGCTGGAGTGGGTGGCCGCGAACGCGGTGTCGCTCGGGATCGACCCGTCCCGGGTGGTGATCGCCGGAGCCAGCGCGGGCGGTGGGCTCACCGCTGCGCTCGCGCTGCTGGCCCGGGACCGGGGCGGGCCCGCGGTGGTCGGTCAGGTGCTGATGTGCCCGATGCTCGACGACCGGAACGACACGGTCTCGGCCGTCCAGATGACCGGCCTCGGGGTGTGGGACAGCCAGGCCAACGCGGCCGGCTGGGGCGCGTTGCTCGGCGAGGCCCGAGGCACGGCCGACGTGTCCCCGTACGCGGCCCCGGCCCGCGCCACCGACCTGCGGAACCTGCCGCCGGCCCTGGTCGACGTCGGTTCGGCCGAGACGTTCCGCGACGAGGCGGTGGCCTATGCGAGCGCGATCTGGCAGGCCGGTGGGCAGTGCGAACTGCACGTCTGGCCGGGCGGATTCCACGGCTACGACGGTTTCGTGCCGCACGCGGCGCTCTCCGAGGACACCCGAGAGGCCCGCCTACGCTGGCTCCGCCGCCTACTCGGCGCATAA
- a CDS encoding helix-turn-helix domain-containing protein, producing the protein MRELINKLSVVDGDAATALRVISHFEALVDQRASTPAMLRAAAALAGCPAGLHDAGRGVHVCFDARGRRLPADSVPSSATVERWERLTVWLTRDGAAGPLDQLILERCARSIDAVAQTRDAHPSLAAIRIACDPDSGLAERRAAVRHLGLGATVEVVATSVGEADGLPPGPVLDGLRIHLLAPSDVVPTAIAAGRTTSTSDDLPDARRRAATALRLAVDPITGGPVHVRYEELGSLAALAEQFDAEAAAAVPDVRRIEELCAQRPWVTAVIDAVLSHSSIREAARRLNLHHSTLHQRIVWVESHLGYALLSPAGYARAATTVALWRIARSPG; encoded by the coding sequence GTGCGCGAGTTGATCAACAAGCTCAGCGTCGTCGACGGCGACGCGGCGACCGCGCTGCGCGTGATCTCGCACTTCGAGGCCCTCGTCGACCAGCGCGCCTCCACCCCGGCGATGCTGCGGGCCGCGGCCGCGCTGGCCGGCTGCCCGGCCGGGCTGCACGACGCCGGCCGCGGGGTACACGTCTGTTTCGACGCCCGGGGCCGCCGCCTCCCGGCCGACTCCGTCCCCTCGTCGGCGACCGTCGAGCGGTGGGAGCGGCTGACCGTCTGGCTCACCCGCGACGGGGCCGCCGGCCCGCTCGACCAGCTGATCCTCGAGCGCTGCGCCCGGAGCATCGACGCGGTCGCGCAGACCCGCGACGCCCATCCGTCGCTGGCCGCGATCCGGATCGCCTGTGACCCGGACTCCGGCCTCGCCGAGCGCCGGGCCGCGGTCCGTCACCTCGGGCTCGGCGCGACCGTCGAGGTCGTCGCCACCTCCGTCGGCGAGGCCGACGGCCTCCCGCCCGGCCCGGTCCTCGACGGCCTGCGCATCCACCTGCTCGCTCCGTCCGACGTCGTCCCGACGGCGATCGCGGCCGGTCGCACCACCTCCACCAGCGACGATCTCCCGGACGCCCGGCGCCGAGCGGCCACCGCCCTGCGCCTGGCCGTCGACCCGATCACCGGCGGCCCGGTCCACGTCCGCTACGAGGAGCTGGGCAGTCTGGCCGCGCTGGCCGAGCAGTTCGACGCCGAAGCCGCCGCCGCCGTCCCCGACGTCCGGCGGATCGAGGAGCTGTGCGCCCAACGGCCCTGGGTCACCGCGGTGATCGACGCGGTGCTGAGCCACAGCAGCATCCGGGAGGCCGCCCGGCGGCTGAACCTGCACCACTCGACGCTGCACCAGCGCATCGTCTGGGTCGAGTCCCACCTCGGGTACGCGCTGCTCAGCCCGGCCGGCTACGCCCGCGCGGCCACCACCGTCGCGCTCTGGCGGATCGCCCGGTCACCGGGCTAG
- a CDS encoding dihydrodipicolinate reductase: MTYRVIQWATGGVGRAAIEHLVLHPDLTLVGCWVHGPEKAGLDAGEIAGIGPLGVPATNDQDEILRSDADCVLYAPLVPNPAEVAALLRSGKNVVTPVGWFWPGPKERAAMEAAAVEGGVSLHGTGIDPGGVTEQHPLFFAGLSSAVTFVRGEEFSDVRTYGAPDVVRYFMGFGGPPEEARAGSLLRRLSGGFTQSVQMCLDALGFADAEIRPSHEIAVATAPIEGPAGTIRPGEVAAQRFAWEAFVGERKVVRVAVNWFMGDEHLDPPWTFGPAGERYEVEVQGDPGCTVVINGWTPSTVADAGRNPGVVATAAHCVNSIPAVCAAPPGVVTFVDLSLVTGRAHPDLAR; this comes from the coding sequence ATGACCTACCGCGTGATCCAGTGGGCAACCGGCGGCGTCGGCCGGGCGGCGATCGAACACCTCGTGCTGCACCCCGACCTGACCCTCGTCGGCTGCTGGGTGCACGGCCCGGAGAAGGCCGGCCTGGACGCCGGGGAGATCGCCGGGATCGGGCCGCTGGGCGTCCCCGCGACGAACGACCAGGACGAAATCCTGCGGTCGGACGCCGACTGCGTGCTGTACGCGCCGCTGGTGCCGAACCCGGCCGAGGTCGCGGCCCTGCTCCGCTCGGGCAAGAACGTCGTCACGCCGGTCGGCTGGTTCTGGCCGGGGCCGAAGGAGCGGGCGGCCATGGAGGCGGCCGCCGTCGAGGGCGGGGTCAGCCTGCACGGCACCGGCATCGACCCCGGCGGGGTGACCGAGCAGCACCCGCTGTTCTTCGCCGGCCTGTCGTCGGCGGTGACGTTCGTGCGCGGCGAGGAATTCTCCGACGTCCGGACGTACGGCGCGCCGGACGTCGTCCGGTACTTCATGGGGTTCGGCGGTCCGCCCGAGGAGGCGCGGGCCGGGTCCCTGCTGCGCCGGCTGAGCGGCGGGTTCACGCAGTCGGTGCAGATGTGCCTCGACGCTCTCGGGTTCGCCGACGCCGAGATCCGCCCGAGCCACGAGATCGCGGTCGCGACCGCACCGATCGAGGGGCCGGCCGGGACGATCCGGCCCGGGGAGGTCGCGGCTCAGCGGTTCGCGTGGGAGGCGTTCGTGGGGGAGCGCAAGGTGGTGCGGGTCGCCGTCAACTGGTTCATGGGGGACGAGCACCTGGACCCGCCGTGGACGTTCGGTCCGGCCGGGGAGCGCTACGAGGTCGAGGTGCAGGGCGATCCGGGGTGCACGGTGGTGATCAACGGCTGGACGCCGTCGACGGTCGCCGACGCCGGGCGGAACCCGGGCGTCGTCGCGACCGCCGCGCACTGCGTGAACTCCATACCGGCCGTCTGCGCGGCGCCGCCCGGCGTCGTCACGTTCGTCGATCTTTCGCTGGTGACCGGCCGCGCCCACCCGGACCTAGCCCGGTGA
- a CDS encoding cupin domain-containing protein: MVAVSIVGPDDGELIVNGPTRIRILEDGSNTAHRLGLGEIVIPPHTAGPPQHRHSQHDEGFYVLSGSVRFTVGEDDHDAPAGTWVMVPPGAPHTFANVGDDTAVMLNTFTPDLYVQYFRDLKSMVESGQPLTRETVAAVWTKYGTEPA, translated from the coding sequence ATGGTCGCGGTGTCGATCGTCGGTCCGGACGACGGCGAGCTCATCGTCAACGGGCCGACGCGGATCCGGATCCTCGAGGACGGCAGCAACACCGCCCACCGGCTCGGGCTGGGCGAGATCGTGATCCCGCCGCACACGGCCGGCCCGCCGCAGCACCGCCACTCCCAGCACGACGAGGGCTTCTACGTGCTCTCGGGCAGCGTGCGTTTCACGGTGGGGGAGGACGACCACGACGCGCCCGCCGGCACCTGGGTGATGGTGCCGCCGGGGGCGCCGCACACGTTCGCCAACGTCGGCGACGACACCGCGGTCATGCTGAACACGTTCACGCCGGACCTGTACGTGCAGTACTTCCGCGACCTGAAGTCGATGGTCGAATCCGGGCAGCCGCTGACGCGCGAGACCGTCGCCGCGGTCTGGACCAAGTACGGCACCGAGCCGGCGTGA
- a CDS encoding TetR/AcrR family transcriptional regulator — protein sequence MRTNQIERTRSAIVAAARELADSGAEISMPAIAAAARVSEATAYRHFPDLVTLLRAAVMVEDQVAVLRSVVEGDDPVERVGLAAEILGRAVLRRQGAVRMVVASTIAKPSTAPDRPVQRFALIEHALAPWVEKHPDFDVDELVRDLSVVISAESVFTLLDLCRLPPEEAIASLVSTARKIVSAAVS from the coding sequence ATGCGCACCAACCAGATCGAGCGCACGCGGTCGGCGATCGTCGCGGCCGCCCGCGAACTCGCCGACTCCGGTGCGGAGATCTCGATGCCGGCGATCGCGGCCGCGGCCCGGGTCTCCGAGGCGACCGCCTACCGCCACTTCCCCGACCTGGTCACGCTGCTGCGGGCCGCGGTGATGGTGGAGGACCAGGTCGCGGTCCTGCGGTCGGTCGTCGAGGGCGACGATCCGGTCGAGCGGGTCGGCCTGGCCGCGGAGATCCTCGGCCGGGCCGTGCTGCGCCGCCAGGGCGCGGTCCGGATGGTCGTCGCCTCGACGATCGCGAAACCGTCGACCGCTCCGGACCGTCCGGTCCAGCGGTTCGCGCTCATCGAGCACGCGCTCGCCCCCTGGGTCGAGAAACACCCCGATTTCGACGTCGACGAGCTCGTTCGTGACCTCTCGGTCGTGATCAGCGCGGAGTCGGTGTTCACGCTCCTCGACCTGTGCCGACTGCCGCCCGAGGAGGCGATCGCGAGCCTGGTGAGCACGGCCCGGAAAATTGTTTCGGCGGCGGTGTCGTAG
- a CDS encoding dihydrofolate reductase family protein has product MRTLISTAFVSLDGVVEAPGGEPGYRNSGWTFKNVEFLPEAFEIKGREQEEAAAMLMGRVSYQAFSPVWPGMDDFALYKVMPKYVVSTTLAENDLVTNWGETTILRSVDDVAALKETDGGPIIVHGSASLNQSLSDAGLIDRYHLLVFPLLLGAGKRLFSATDKDAQKLTLVESATYPNGVQKNVFDVVR; this is encoded by the coding sequence ATGCGCACTCTGATCAGCACCGCGTTCGTCTCGCTCGACGGCGTGGTCGAGGCCCCGGGCGGCGAGCCGGGCTACCGCAACTCCGGCTGGACGTTCAAGAACGTCGAGTTCCTGCCCGAGGCCTTCGAGATCAAGGGCCGCGAGCAGGAGGAGGCGGCCGCGATGCTGATGGGACGGGTCAGCTACCAGGCGTTCAGCCCGGTGTGGCCGGGCATGGACGACTTCGCGCTCTACAAGGTGATGCCCAAGTACGTCGTCTCGACCACCCTCGCCGAGAACGACCTGGTCACGAACTGGGGCGAGACCACGATCCTGCGGTCGGTGGACGACGTCGCCGCCCTCAAGGAGACCGACGGCGGGCCGATCATCGTGCACGGCAGCGCGTCGCTGAACCAGAGCCTGTCCGACGCCGGCCTGATCGACCGCTACCACCTGCTGGTCTTCCCGCTCCTGCTCGGTGCGGGCAAGCGTCTGTTCAGCGCCACCGACAAGGACGCCCAGAAGCTGACGCTGGTCGAGTCGGCGACCTACCCCAACGGCGTCCAGAAGAACGTTTTCGACGTCGTGCGCTGA
- a CDS encoding SDR family NAD(P)-dependent oxidoreductase has product MDINGASAIVTGGASGIGAAAARQLAAKGATVVVADLQADKGEALAKEIGGLFVRVDVTDTDQIKAAVTAATEIAPLRAVVNSAGIGWAQRTVGRDGEFDSAHDLDAFRKVIAINLIGTFDMTRLAATAMSRNEPDADGARGAIVNLASVAAFDGQIGQASYSASKGGVVGMTLPVARDLAAIGVRLNTIAPGLIDTPIYGEGEGADAFKAKLGASVLFPKRLGVADELASMVVEVLTNSYMNAEVIRVDGGIRMPPK; this is encoded by the coding sequence ATGGACATCAATGGCGCTAGTGCCATCGTCACCGGAGGCGCGTCGGGTATCGGTGCGGCTGCGGCCCGCCAGCTCGCCGCCAAGGGTGCAACGGTCGTCGTCGCCGATCTGCAGGCCGACAAGGGCGAGGCGCTCGCGAAGGAGATCGGCGGCCTCTTCGTTCGGGTCGACGTCACCGACACCGACCAGATCAAGGCGGCTGTCACCGCGGCGACCGAGATCGCGCCGCTGCGCGCGGTGGTCAACTCGGCCGGCATCGGCTGGGCCCAGCGCACGGTCGGCCGCGACGGCGAGTTCGACTCGGCCCACGACCTCGACGCGTTCCGCAAGGTGATCGCGATCAACCTGATCGGGACGTTCGACATGACCCGGCTGGCCGCGACCGCGATGAGCCGCAACGAGCCCGACGCCGACGGCGCCCGCGGCGCGATCGTCAACCTGGCCTCGGTGGCCGCGTTCGACGGGCAGATCGGCCAGGCGTCGTACTCGGCCTCGAAGGGCGGGGTCGTCGGCATGACCCTGCCCGTGGCCCGCGACCTGGCCGCCATCGGCGTCCGCCTCAACACGATCGCGCCCGGGCTGATCGACACCCCGATCTACGGCGAGGGCGAGGGCGCCGACGCGTTCAAGGCCAAGCTCGGGGCGAGCGTGCTGTTCCCGAAGCGGCTCGGGGTCGCCGACGAGCTCGCCAGCATGGTCGTCGAGGTGCTGACCAACAGTTACATGAACGCCGAGGTCATCCGCGTCGACGGCGGCATCCGGATGCCTCCGAAGTAG